The nucleotide sequence tatatccagcaaaactctcaatcacaatagatggagaaactaagatatttcatgacaaaaccaagtttacccaatatctatccacaaacccggccctaaaaaggataataggaggacaacaccaatacaaggagggaaacttcaccctggaaaaagcaagatagtaacctttcatcaaacccaaaagaagttaagcaatcaaattttaaaaataacgtcaaaaatgataggaagtaacaatcactattccttaatatctcttaacatcaatggacttaatgccccaataaaaagacagagactaactgactggatacgtaaacaggaccctacattttgctgcttacaggaaacacacctcagggttaaagacaaacactaccttagagtaaaaggctggaagacaattttacaagcaaatggtctcaggaaacatgctggagtagccattttaatattagataaaattgactttcaacccaaagtcatcaaaagagactctgagggacacttcttgctggtcaaaggaaaaatacaacaagaagaactctcaatcctgaacatctatgctccaaatgcaagggcatcctctttcataaaagaaactttattaaaactcaaagcacacattgcacctaacacaataattgtgggtgacttcaacactgcactttcctcaatggaccaatcagaaaaacagaaactaaacagggacacaatgaaactaattgaagctttggaccaattagatttaacagatatatatagaacattctatcctaaagcaaaataatatacctttttctcagcacctcatggtaccttctccaaaatcgaccatataattggtcacaagacagacctcaacaaatataagaagatcgaactaatcccatgcctcctatctgatcactatggagtaaaagtggtcttcaatagcaacagaaacaacagaaaacccacatacacgtggaaactgaacagtactctactcaatgataccttggtcaaggaagaaataaagaaagaaattaaagactttttagaacacaatgaaaatgaaaacacaacatacccaaatctatgggacacaaggaaagcagtgctaagaggaaaactcatagccctgagtgcctccaaaaagaaaatggagagagcatacattaccagcttaatgacacacctgaaagccctagaacaaaaagaaactatttcacccaggaggtgtagaaggcaggaaatcatcaaactcagggccgaaatcaatcaagtagaaacaaagagaaccatacaaaaaatcaacaaaaccaggagctggttctttgagaaaatcaacaagatagataaacccttagccagactgaccaaagggcacagagaaagtatccaaattaacaaacttagaaatgaaaagggagatataacaaaggaaactgaggaaatccaaaaaaatcatcagatcctactacaagagcctgtactcaacacaactggagaatctggaggaaatggacaatttccttgacagataccaaataccaaaattaaatcaggaccaactagaccatctaaacagtcccataatgcctaaagaaatagaaggagtcatagaaagtcttccaaccaaaaaaagcacaggaccagatggcttcagtgcagaattctaccagaccttcaaagaagagttaacaccaatactcttcaaactattccacaaaatagaaacagaagtaacactacccaattccttctacgaagccacaattacactgataccaaagccacacaaagatccaacaaagaaagagaacttcagaccaatttcccttatgaacatcgatgcaaaaatactcaataaaattcttgccaaccgaatccaagaacacatcaaaacgatcatccaccatgatcaagtaggctttatcccgggaatgcagggttggttcaatatacggaaatccatcaatacaatccactacataaacaaactcaaagaacaaaaccacatggtcatttcattggatgctgaaaaagcacttgacaaaattcagcatcctttcatgcttaaagtcttggagagaacaggaattcaaggcccatacctaaacatagtaaaagcaatatacagcaaaccggtagccagcatcaaactaaatggagagaaacttgaagcaatcccactgaaatcagggaccagacaaggctgccccctttctccttctcttttcaatattgtacttgaggtactagctcgggcaattcgacaacataaggaggtcaaagggatacaaattggaaaggaagaagtcaaactatcattatttgcagacgacatgatagtctacctaagtgacccaaaaaactccactagagagctcctacagctgataaacaacttcagcaaagtggcaggttataaaatcaactcaagcaaatcagtggccttcctatactcaaaggataagcaggctgagaaagaaattagggaaatgacccccttcacaatagccacaaacagtataaagtatcttggggtgactcttaccaaacatgtgaaagatctgtatgacaagaacttcaagactctgaagaaggaaatggaagaagacctcaaaaaatgggaaaacctcccatgctcatggatcggtagaatcaatatagttaaaatggccattttgccaaaagcaatatacagattcaatgcaatacccatcaaaatcccaactcaatttttcacagagttagaaagagcaattatcaaattcatctggaacaacaaaaaacccaggatagctaaaactatactcagtaacaaaagaaagtctgggggaatcagtatccctgacctcaagcaatactacagagcaatagtgttaaaaacagcatggtattggtgcagtgacaggaaggaggatcaatggaacaagattgaagatccagaaatgaacccacacacctatggccacttgatcctcgacaaagaagctgaaaacatccaatggaaaaaagatagccttttcaacaaatggtgctggttcaactggaggtcagcatgcagaagaataccaattgatccatccttgtctccttgtactaagctcaaatccaaatggatcaaggacctccacataaagccagacactctgaagctaatagaaaagaaactggggaagacccttgaggacatcggtacagggagaaagtttctgaacagaacaccaatagcgtatgctctaagagcaagaattgacaaatgggacctcataaaattacaaagtttctgtaaggcaaaggacaccatcaagaggacaaatcggcaaccaacaaattgggaaaagatcttcaccaatcctacatcagatagagggctaatatccaatatatataaagaactcaagaagttagactccagaaaaccgaacaaccctattaaaaagtggggtacagaattaaacaaagaattctcacctgaagaacttcggatggcagagaagcatcttaaaaaatgctcaacttcattagtcattagggaaatgcaaatcaaaacaaccctaagatttcatcttacaccagtcagaatggctaagattaaaaattcaggagagagcaggtgttggagagggtgtggagaaagagaaacactcctctattgctggtggggttgcaaattggtacaaccactctggaaatcagtctggcagttcctccgaaaactgggcacctcacttccagaagatcctgctataccactcctgggcatatacccagaggattccccaccatgtaataaggatacatgctctactatgttcatagcagccctatttataattgccagatgctggaaagaacccaggtatccctcaacagaagagtggatgcaaaaaaatgtggcatatctacacaatggagtacttactattcagccattagaaacaatgaattcatgaaattcttaggcaaatggatggacctagagaacatcatactaagtgaggtaacccagactcaaaaggtgaatcatggtatgcactcactaataagtggttattaacctagaaaactggaatacccaaaacataatccacacatcaaatgaggtacaagaagaaaggaggagtggcccctggttctggaaagactcagtgaaacagtattcggcaaaaccagaacggggaagtgggaaggggtgagagggaggacaggggaagagaagggggcttacgggactttcagggagtgggggggggctagaaaaggggaaatcatttgaaatgtaaataaattatatcgaataaaaaaaaatttaaaaaaaaaaagaaaaaaaagaaaaaaaaatgacctcaGCAAAACAACCTcagcttctttcttctccctttgttTCCTGATGCCAGGAGGCAAGCAGCTGCCCTGCCATGCTCTGCCTGCCTTAAATCAATGCCTCTCCATAGGCACCAAAGTCATGAGTCAGTCAAAACCTCTCCTCTTTTTAAGTGGACTAGTTCCAACGTTTTGACACGGCAATGAGAAGACTAAGGCAGCGTGTGGTCGGGGAGATTCCTTAACCTTCCTTAATATATTGCCATATAAGCTACAGACCTGTAGTAGCACCTGTTTGTTGCAATATTGTgagaaaaagattttcaaaaacTCATGGAAGGTCTTATCACAGGGCTTCCTGCGCTATAAGTGGTCAGTAAAGGCTGGCAATTGTTtcccatttgtccatttttgTCCTTGAGCATGTACCTGTGAGGAAAGGCGTTGAGAGCAGGGTCACCTCCAGGTGAAGGGAGGCAGGTCTCCTCCCAGAAGGCAGCATTACTAACAAGgtgatggagaaggagaagaagcatGCGGTGCTGAAGTGGGCCAGGGGTTGACTCTGACAGCTCACAGGAAGGCATGGTCTTCAGAGCGCTTCCCTTGGAAGCTGTTCACCACCtttatctttcttgttttccTCTGCTTTCTCATAAGGAATGACTGTGATGTGTTGTTTCGGTATTGCTGACTCTATTTTGAAGAGTTAATTACTCCCGCAAAGAATTGGAGGTCTGTGTCCCAGGGGGCAGCTTCCTCTCCCGTTGCCTAGTGTGTTCTTCCTTACAACATCACCATCCCATGAAATCTGGGAgatttttcctgtcttttctttgcaCAGTCGCCAATCACAGATGGTTTTGTTGTCAGCTTCTCAAATGGTTCCTGAGACACAATGCCTTATCTGTAATTTAATGTTTCACTCTAAACAGTTTTCCCATTATCACTGAGCAAAAAGACTTGGTACAAAAAAATACCAGGACAGTATTCAAACTGCTACCCCATCCACTCATGTGATGGATTGATGAACAATTGATGGTTGGTTTGTAGGAGTAGGttgtctccttctaccatgtgagtccccAGATAAAACTTGGGTCATCAGTCTGGGTGGCAAACACCTTAGGGCAACTTTTCTATGGACATTTGAAAACCCTCTAGCTGTTTTCTGAAGTAGTGATGGCCCTTCCTGTGCTGAGCATGCCCTGCAGTCCACTTCTCAAGTCCTTCCTAAATCTGAATACTGTCAGGAAGGCTGGGCCGCTGGCCATAGCTTGAGCACAGGGAAAGTGGGACTCTGGTGGCTTTACCAGcaattgttttctaaataaaatacctAGGCATGTGTTCATAAACTTTTGCTAACAGGACATAACTGGCTGAGCCTGTGCATCTGACAGCACCCTGCAAGCTAGGTCTATACATTGTTTTCATACTTGAAGCAAATCCTGctaaagaatggaaagaaaataaactttctATAACTTCCTTAAAACCTCACTGTTGTCAAATATCACTCAATAAAGTAAAAGCTTAATAAGAGAATAATGTAAAATAGATAagtttcaaatttttaaataaaatagctaTGGCAAACAAATGTCTTGGGAGTATCCCATGAGAATTAATCCTTGCTTAAGACCAGAGAGAGACACTCAATGGACCAAAAGGGAAATTTAAGGGGTTGTGAAAAGGGCAAGGAACTCCTTACTTAGCAGTCTGGGAAGCAACTATTTCATCATAATTAACAACTGCTTAAGGCCTTCAGCCCTTGCTAGTAGTAAACCTGCACATTTCAAGAATGAAGAAGAAACCTTCTTTTCAAGGAGATGTGTACTAGGTGCATGGCTCGACAGGAGAGAGTGATGTCCCAggagtgctttcacttctgagagcagaggtgaggtttccaccttctctctgaagggGAACAGCTGGGAGAGCACAGGGCAtacatcagtggagcagctgggacggaagtcttcccaccgtcatttgcaccagggagccagggggctccacagccttctgtgcacagaccctgacaaAAGAGAGTTGGTCTTCCCAGAcccaggcttacaggcccacaggagggacaagctccagccagagacagcaaggccaactaacaccagagataaccagatggcgaaaggcaagcacaagaaccctaccaacagaaaccaaggctatttggtaacatcagaacccaattctcccaccacagcaagtcccagataccccaacacaccagaacagcaagagttagatttaaaatcatatcccATGATGCTTCAAGAAGGACTTTAACAACTCACTTAAtgaaaatacaggagaacatgggtcaacaggcaaaagcccttaaagaggaaacataaaaatcccttaaacaattacaggaaaacacaatcaaccaagtgaaggaactaaacaaaaccatccaggatctaaaagtagaagtagaaacaataaagaaatcacaaaggtagacatctctggagatagaaaaccttggaaagaaaccaggagtcatagatgtaaacatcaacaacagaatacaagagatggaagaaaaaatttcatgtgctgaagataccatagaaaacattgactctacagtcaaagaaaatgcaaaatgcaaaaagcttataacccaaaacatccaggaaatccaggacacaatgataagaccaaacttaaggattataggtatagaagagagtgatgatttacaacttaaagggccagtaaatatttttaacaaaattataggagaaaacttccctaacctaaagaaagagatgcccatgaatatacaagaagtctatagaactccaaacagattggaccagaacagaaagtcctcctggtacataataatcaaaacacaaaatgcactaaacaaagaaagaatattaaaagcagtaagggaaaaaggtcaagtaacttataaaggcaggcctatcagaattacaccagacttctcaccagagatgatgaaagctagaagatcctgggcagatctcatacagacccaaagagaacacaaataccagcccagactactatacccagcaaaactctcaatcatcatagatggagaaaccaagatattccatgataaaaccaaacttatacagtatctgtccacaaatccatccctacaaaggataatagatggaaaatgccaacacaaggagggaaaccacaccctagaaaaagcaagaaagtaatcttcttccaacaaaccccaaaaaagataaccacacaaatataaaaaggacatcaaaaataacaggaagcaagaatcattattccttaatatctcttagcatcaatggacttaattccccaatgaaaagacatagactaacaaattttttcatgtaaatcttcaattttatcagagaatggttataattcctctttcaattaatttagtaattttttatgtctgccattttatgtctgcattatttttcatgataatcttcaattttaacatgtttttctatatatatcttctattttatcagaaatgttttccatgtaaatctctaattttatcacaaaatgttttaattacaccttcaattaatttagaaaggtttttttacatctaccattttatctgtataattttccatgaattaGTAAATTTTAACGAGTTTGTCTAtacatttcttgaattttatcagtagTATtttcatgtaaaccttcaattttacctgaaaatgtttataattccacttaaATCAACTTAGaagtatttttatgcctaccattttatttgtataattttccatgataatcttcaattttaacatatttttctatatatttctacaattttatcagaaatatcttccatgaaaatcttcaactttatcagaaagtgtttataattctattttcagttaacttaggaatacttttatgcttaccattattatatctatataaaattgtccatgataaccttcaattttaacatgttttccacatctttctacaattttatcagaaatactttgtatgtaaatcttcagttctatcataaaatgtttctacttcctttttcaattaatttagcaatgttttttatgtctaccatttactctttatttttccatgaaaattatcaattttaaagtgtttttctatatatctctcctattatatcaaaaaatattttccatgtaaattttcaattttatcatataatgtttttactttctttttcaaaaaaagttttggagcataaagaaaaaatatgttaaaagtaAAACCATCTttcatattataaaaaaaaaaggagatgtgTATTAAACTCCTTGTGCAACCCTGTTGGTTCTTGACTCTACCTTTGCAAGTTACAATTCCATCCAAGACATCCCTGAGCCACCCTATGATCCCACCCATCAAAAGATAAGAAAGGGGCCGTGAGGGGGCTCAGCACTTAGGGAcacttggtgctcttgcagaggacctgcttGTGGATCCTAGCATTCaccacaaccatctgaaactctagTTCCAGTGGACCCaacacctcttctgacctccctggaaccaggcacacatgtggtgtgcatacatacatgcagacaaaacgcATAATAGAACAAAacgcacataaaataagtaatactttaaacagagagaaaaaagaggggtGTCCTTATGATATTTTACGGTGTGGCTTGAGAGCCATTGTGCATATGACCAATATTAAGGCAGTTATATACGACTCTCTGTTGGGGAGCCCATACCCACATTTGGGTATGCCTCACTCACAACCTTTCTGGTGACAGCCCATGTCAGAATTATCACTGATAAGAGTCTCTGACTCTGCTTCATGcaggctagtcttgaatttgttttctgtgtgaaACTATGAATCAGGTTTGGCCAGAGTTGAGGTCCTTAAAAAAATTAAGGAGCTGAATTAGGTTGCTGAGGATGACAGCCTGAAACTGTGGCTGACCCCTGGGTGCCCACAGTCTCAGGTCTTAGGGGAGGAGCAGGCGGGGAGGCTCTTGATCCTATGTGGTATGCATCCCTGTCAGAAGCGCTCCTTTAGTGACCTATTACTTAATAGATAACTTGGCTCTTCTGAAAATTCCCTGTCCTGTCTGTAAATCAGATTATCATCCTCAGCACCATAGAAAGATGAAATCCACCTTCTCATTGACTAACAGACAAGGAAGAATATCTCCATTCCAGCCCCTTTCCCCTGGGAAACAGCgaggagagaaaacaggaaaagctAAATTAACTGGGAGCTAGTGATCTTCCAGACTGACTCTTAATGACTTTTGAGACATCTTTATTTCTGTGCATTGTAAATCAGGACATGTATGTTTCAGATAATTCATTTTCTGGCCCCTGACAGTGAACACAGGAACCAGTGTTCTGGGCTATGAGGGGagataaaaagaaatcagagccAGGTCTGTGCCAGGGGTCAGCTGACTACTGACTGATAACAGACTCATCTAAGTGGACAGGTAAGCCATTCTCACAGGCAATAACAATACGTCTGTACCCTGAAGAGGCTCGGTACCGGCATGGAGGCCGGGGAGACCCTCCCGTGTGCCTGCAAGTGGTGACCTGGAAGGGAGATTCGCTTATTCTGAAGTTTTCTCCGTAAGGGCTTCCATTCTTTCCACAGATGGCCTTGATGTTGTTCTTGTTGCCATGAACAAAGGTGTTGACATCCTTGCAGGGTGAGGTTAGGCTTCTTCTCCTCATCATATTTTCACAGTATCTGTCGTCCCGGCCCTTTGGCTTGGCATCATAGTGCTGAGTCAGGAATTTTGTGTACCTGGGGTCATCCAGAGCCAGAGTTGGAGGGGTCGCAACCGAACCCAGCACGAAGACCAACAACAAAGGGCCCAGACTCATCGCCATCTCTCCCAACAGAGATTCCTGCCAAGGGCAAAAAAGCAGGAGTGGTCGGGCCACAGAACCACATTCTAACTTAGACTAGGTGGGTGGAGACTTTCTGGAAGAACATGATAAAGCAGTGCCCTCAGCTACCTACTTCCATCTTTGCCTTGGCCTTCCTAACTGACTCCATGGCGCAGCCATCTTCCTCTATTCTATAGGTTCACCATCATCCATAGCATGACAAATCTACTTATATTCTTAATTCACCTATTACTTAACTTGATAACAAACATTACCCAAGTACTTATTGGGCCCAGAAACTTTGGTAGATCCTAGGGCACAAAAAGACCTTTACGATAAACCAAGGGCAGGTGCAGTATGTGTCTGTAAATCCCAGCTACACAGGAAACAGACACAGGAGGATTGCTTGAAGCCTGGAGTTCCATACTGACTTGACAATGTAGAAGACTCTGGGTTCTTTGGGTGGGGGGAGTgagtgaagggaggggaggggagggaagggggggaggggtggtcaaggaagaagaaaggaaaacagaaaaatcacagaaCAGAAATGTGGCATCcatgggggagggatggggggtcCTAAGGCGAGATAGATGGTAACACAGGAGCTGAGAGCCATGAAGAATGACTTGTGGGGATGGAGAGCACAGGACAGCCCATCCCCCAAGGCTGCTGCATGGGATTCCAGGAACTTGCTCAATTCCACATCAATGAGGAAAACTGTAGAGAAGATCACCTCAGGATGAAGGGAGCAGGGTACTTCTCCCAGAGGGCAGACTTACTAAGCAACGCATGGGAAGAATGGAACACATTATGAGGTACCTGAAGTGGGCCCTGAAGAGACTTATGGAGCAAATGGGGGAATTCAAACTTCATCTTCAGAGTAGCCTACTTCAGAGGCCCTTTGGATGATCTGAGAGAATATGTTCTAGTGTCTCCTACATTTGTAATTCTGTTAGCATAGACAAGTGATCTTACAGTGCGGTAAAACGGTAAAacgaaacacaaaacaaaatgaactaaaacaaaatgaaactgagATCTCTTCATGAAGACAAGGGACTTAAACTTCCCTGTAAGATCTCtctgaaaagaagagagaagactcCTTCTGTCatctccccagagctctcagctTACCCTGCACCACATGCACCAGCCAATCACACACCACGGGACCAAAGGTGTCTTCTGCTGGAGTTTGACCTTCTTATGGACTTTTAAGATGTTATTTCTTAGGAAATTTGAAATTTTGAGAACTAGGAGGTAAGCAATTTCTGATAATATCCTTAGCTCTTTGGAAAACTACTACTACCACACTAAGCTGCTCACATCCACGGGCAACTCAGGccccaagggatccaatgcctctgtgggcaccaggaactCTTTTACACATACCTgcccacagacacatatgcatacacttaacctaaaataataaaaataaatcttaaaaagtggCTATAGGGAGGAAATGGCTAAGTAAAAGGACAGAATTAGTGACAAGCACTTTTAATCCTGGTGCTGTAGAGATAGAACCACAAGGATCCCTACTAGCTAGCTTTGTAATTGGTGGGTTTCAGGTCCCAGAAAATATGGTACACGGCTTcggagaaacacatacacacaaacctgcATCTCCACACAAAACCCCATGATGTCAGATAACCATGAGTGCCCCCATTTAACAGGAAAAAACAActtttacattttgatttttttgttttgttttgttttgagacagggtcttgctgtgtagcccagtctggccccAAAGTCTTGAACTTCCTTAAGAACTACCACTCCTAATTTATGTAGTtctagggaggtggaggcaggagaattggaagttcaaggtcatctttagctcTATAgccagttcaaggacagcctgggatacaggagaTCTTGTCTGTaagtaaatatatacaaagaatgttGCATATTTCAGTCAGCCTAAAGAAATACTACTTAAAGAGAAAATCAGTGCCaaataagttttgttttgtttttacctgaAGTGTGGTTCATTCAGCTGCATTAAGTAaaccattaattttatttttattttgtgttcttcTCATGTAATTCTGAACACTTTTACTTTtaccttgtgtgtgtgcatcatgtgcatgtgtgtatctgtgtgtgcatgtatatgcatgtgcgcgcgcgtgtgtgtgtgtgtgtgtgtgtgtgtgtgtgtgtgcacatgtgtttgtgtgtgtgtgtgtgtgtgtgtgtgtggtcctggCACTCAGCCTATAATCTGCAGGGTCAGGAGTATAGCTCGGTCGGGGATATAAGGCTCTACTGAGCATGTGGAAGACAGTGATGGAGTGGGAAGAGAACTGCCCTTATAATTAGCATCTTTCACTAGCCAGGCCTTTCTGTTTCATGATAACCACAGACAAATTCAGTATAATAAGgctatacagaacaccaaattcTTGGTCACTTCACAGCACTGAAACAACAAACTTCCATAATGAATGCAGATTATGATCTATAAGAGAATGAAACGTtagtgtggtttttttgtttgtttactgagaAAATATGGAGCACAAGGGTAGAAGGCACAGCCACCCCTAAAGAGATACCAGCATTTATCAGTGCTGTCTGCTTCACCAGAGCCCCAGGCTGCACGACACCCACTTGCTGAGCTCTTTACGTTTGTGTTGGGATGATCTTTCCTGGATGTGCAAAATGAGGACGATCTATGTGTGATgttgcatgcatgcctgcaatAGAAGAGCAGGAAAGGAGGACTGGGGCTCCTTTTGGGAAATGCCTGGCTACCTCCAACCTAAACAAAGTGACAAGAGCTAGTAATACTTAAAAGGATCAGCAGGGGGCAGCAGTGGATAGGGATGCTGCCATTCAACAGCAGGACAGTTGGCTCTTGTGGAGATGCCAACCTATGCTTAAAACTCAGGTTGTGGGGAACGGGATCGGGTAGGCTCACTCATAGTGCCTCAACTTGCCAGGCTTTGGGTATTTAAGACACCAAAGCAAAATGCATAAGGTGGAGGGTCCAAATGCTAAGGATATCACAAAGCAAATATTTACCAGCTGTCAGGTTTCATGACTCCTGGTTCCAAACACACCACTGCTCATGTGATCTTAGGCAAACAACCATTTACCTGTCCATAATTCCTGCTGCTGTATAATCTACAACTGAGAGGGATCTGGATTCTTTACCTTGAATCACAGTGCTGGCTTCACAGCCGACTCTCAATATTGCCCtggtagtttccttcctttttctct is from Apodemus sylvaticus chromosome 8, mApoSyl1.1, whole genome shotgun sequence and encodes:
- the Ang gene encoding angiogenin, which gives rise to MAMSLGPLLLVFVLGSVATPPTLALDDPRYTKFLTQHYDAKPKGRDDRYCENMMRRRSLTSPCKDVNTFVHGNKNNIKAICGKNGSPYGENFRISESPFQVTTCRHTGGSPRPPCRYRASSGYRRIVIACENGLPVHLDESVISQ